AGTAGCATATTCTACTTTTCATCTCTCAATGGCATAAATATTTCgcacaaaaagagagaacaagTTGTGGGAGTGGGTCTGTGTGGGAGAGaagttagtgtgtgcatgtgcgataagaagggagagagagctggaTTGATGAATATGTCTCTTGGTTTATCTTCCTTTTTCCTATAGAATTTATAAGAGATCACAAAACAGATGTGTAATTATGCCCAATTTTGTCTTTATGATGCTGAAATGCATTACGTTCACAAATACCTGTCAGTTCACATACTATTTTCATACAAATGAGACTGCAGATGTTTAATTATGCTTGGGGTCCTTAAGACGCCGAAAAGTGAAATGAACTTTGCACAAAGTTCACAAATGCTCTGTACATATAACATGTATGAAAGATAGGGAGAAAAATAAGCATGTGACCAGTTTCTTCTTTCCCAGCCCTCTCATCTGTCCAGGTTGTTGGAGTAGTACATGACGCCCAGAGAGGTGGTGGTGAACCAGGCTGCACACACCCACCACAGGAGGAAGGAGAACAGTCCACGGTACCAAACCGGTGTGAACACTGCACGCAAGTCACCCAAAGTCACCGCAAAATGTGCCGCAGTCTCCAAGATCGAAGCTGCCGTCCCATTCCCTGCCGGGGCCGGAACAGTTCGGTTGGAAGCCTTCTGGTACCCGGAAAACAGTTCAGCCACAGAGTCGCCCAGGACAACGCTCCACGAGTAGTTGCCAAGGGtcttgaggaggaaggtgaggaagagaaggaggaggacgggggcgAGGTACTGGATGGCCACCATGCACAGGTAGTAGAACACGCGGGCCACCATCTTCTGCAGCTCCAGGCTCCCAATCCTCCCAGACTCCTTCTTCATGCGCTCCAccttcataatcataataaaaatgtACATTGATTTATAGTTCTCACCCTGTGGCTCCAAGTGCATTTAGCAATACATGTGGTTTGAATCACACaggaataaaataatgaaaatattcTAATAATGAGAGTAGTTATAACAATCATAATATGCaatgatttatatttttttaccTGGCGGCTCAAAGCATATTTAGCAATATATGTGGTATGAAAAGGATACAGGAAATGAGGaatataataacaacagtaataatgatagatTGTATAGTGCTTATCCTGTGACTCAATACACATTTAACAATACATCTGGAATGCATGAGACACAGGAATAtaaagacaatgataataatgtgcattCATAATAGCTCTTACCCTACATCAGTGCATGTGGTATAAATAAGATATAAAAATATgcaactactactaacaataatactaaataaataaaaatgtgcaTTACATACCACTAACCCTGCAGCTCTAAGAGCATTTAACATACATGTGATATGAATAAGACCAAGAAATATAATCTAAAAATTGTTACAAGTGcatctaacaacacacacacacacacacacacatcaaagcatACTCACACATAAAGATGGTCTAGGAGGAGAAGGATCTATCGCTTAAAATACTGCCTGTACAAATATGTTTTAACTTAAGATTAGATTTTCAAGATTCAACAGTGGGACAGAGTCTGATTACATTTTCAAGATTCAATAGTGGTTCTACAGAGTCTGATATTTTGTGATAGAGATAATTTCCAAAACCTTCTCATGAGCCATGTTCAGGTGGGACTGCATGAACAGCGGCATGAAGAGGATGCGGGCCACAcacgtccccaccaccaccagcagtctcAGGGCATCAAACTGGTTGTGGAAGAGGTACTGGTTGCCCCAGAAAGCGCCTCCACCGCACAGGAAGTCTCGGCCAATGGGCTTGACCCACAGCAAGATGATGACAACGGGAAGCATGTAGTTGATGTGAAGCAAGACCTGCACAACCATTGGAGCACAAGGTTTGACTGGTGTAGTGGCTGAATAGTTAACTCACCCCGGACGATGGCCCAGATTGAGGCCCTACTGTTTACCTGTTTCAGGAAAAAGAGCCTGATCGAGCTTTagaaagttttgaatttttggagtggcacccagtttgcataatgacattttaagctaagaatatcttaacagacctttccactctccactgtgaccaaTAAATGCTGAGTGTGTTGTGCtcgcgagcaggagagttattttctaAGTGACTGGTTcaagtgaacagtgtgtgtctacAATgctgtctgacccagtttcttctcagtcacaaagcacacaacagaATTAGACGAAGGGGCCCTATTGGGGCTATATAAAATTCTGAATTCAGTCTGTTTCAAACTCTATGTGTTatcctggattcgtttacaactacaagtcatcagtgtgagcaaacttcaaacaaaaaatatggatactttctagtttcatcatctcactggatgacagcataagaagggaggaagttttatattttttggTCCCTAACGAACTTGTTATATTACTGATCAGTTTGCAAGTTTTCAGtgcataaattctaacatttggtggttttttttttgcaatcttatttcttacccatacaaataaGTTGCccgtggggaaagtcaggggagcttaCTCAGTCACTGGCGTACCAAGTTATAGTGAGTTCATGCACTGGATTCTTGCCCCCAAGTTTCCGGAGTTTGATCCCTGGTTTCGGTACACCTGATGggttatgggtggagatttttctgatctgcGAGGTCAACATAAttcatgtgcagatctgctagtgcctgaaaccctttTGGCTTTTATGATATATTATAAATATGTGTAAtaacatgcagaacatcaaatgcgTGCACTGACTTAAAGAgaatgcaatccatgtcagcgtttgtttGGTTATGGAtaaaataacatacccagcatgcacaccactgaaaatggagtatggctacctagttgagtgttggccttgtggtaatgcctaggaagtgagagaatttgagcacactggtttgaatcccacagtccccagtatttctctcccccttcactagactttgaatggtggtctggacgccagtcatacggatgagatgaaaaactgaggtcctgtgtgcagcataggaaaaaagtcaggaaaaaaaattgcaggcagggattaaaaaaaaaaagtttagtgtCACACGCTCCTTcaagagagcagcctgaaattcaCCTGAGAAATTTGTTGTAACAAATGAGTAATACAATTCATTGCAGGGTGAAAATGGCCATGAAATGATGAATACATATAAACCGCCATTCGTACATTGTACACAAGTAATTGTTGGAGgtcagcccatgaacgcagaaggacaacaacaggagtttgtgttatactccatgtctggtgatacatatactgttaccatgtcaaactgatgcaaactaggccaaatggtttgctctgcttggccaaattttgcatgGTTTATGTGTTTGATTTTCagatttttcaatttttttttaattacaaaataAATACTATTACTAGAAAAGTATCAAATGCTGGGTCAGATTTCATACAGTATGTTTTAGCATGCaagttgtaaatgatttctcccaggcaatacaaaaaaaaacaaaaacaagagaggcaaggccttcaagactcacttgtgatacactttaaaaaaaaatctaatcgtgtgtgtcactgtgtgtgtgtgtgtgtgtgtatgcgtacttcactacgtgtgtgtgtgtgtgcacgcgcacgcacgcacatgcatatgcaGATGTTTGACAGCATTTGCAAATCATTCATTTTGTATGTAAGTTACCTGCAAGACAAAGTTCTCCTTGTGGTACTTCAAAGAGTCCAAGTGCAGCTTGGCCAGACGAAGCCCTGGGAAGGTTAGCAAGGCACCAGTGATGGCACAGAAACCAATGAGAAGAATGCGGAAGGTCATAAACGAAACTGGGCCGTGAGACTCCACCCCTTGTTTCTTTAAGAACTCCATGGCTCCATCTGAAAAGTTTCTGTAGCCTTCCTCCAAACCAAACTCCAGGACGCCATCCCCAACCACCAAGatccccatccccaacaccagaaaaaagaaaccgAAAGTGAAGAGCAAGaccttctccccaccctcctctgtgCGCAGGTACACCGAGGTCTGCGACATGAGAACACGGAAGCAGAAAGCGATTGAGAGCAGACACCACAGGACACTGGCATTGAACTCGATATGATGCTGGCCAATAACATAGTACACCTCTGTCAGGATGTAAACGATGACCGTGCTTAGTGAAAAATCCATCAGCCACTGGTACTCCGTGTAATATTGCAGCGGAACCAGGTCCAGCGACTCCACTTTGGCTGTGTCCAGCTGAAGGGGGAGGTTGCGAGGCACCTGAAAGCTCTCCTCCTTGGGGTTAGTCATCATCTTCTTGTAGTCCTGGCGCCGCCctttccccttctccccacctttgcTGATGCCAGCCAGCTGTTTCAGCTCCTCATCGGAAGGGTGCAGGTAGCGCACTAGTCGGTTGGACAGCAGCCAGCGTCCAAAGGAGTAGAAGGGAGAGAGCTTTTGGAGAAAGCTGAACATGGCGATGGTGAAGACAAACTGGGCACCCAGGACTGCCATTGTTGTttctccacactcacaccacagtaCTCAGTTatggtctggaaaaaaaacaaagggttAACATACAGTCGTGAACAAGATTGTGATTGATGCATCCCACTTCATAACAGATCAATAAGGACAACGACAGCAAACCCAAAGCATAAAACATAATGCATTTTGAAAAACATTCTGCAATTTGCATTAAAGTTTAAACAGTTTTACATGTCAGTATGTTAGATTGTTGAAACATGGCTCAAGTAAAATCAGAAGAAACTtgcatatatgaatgaatgaattttccttgatgaggaaagtggaataagTAAGGACATGTTGTGAACATAAATGTGaaaacagaagggaggtaatacaCTAAAGAATGCTACTAACCGCAGATACTTTTAATATAATTTGTGCTCTTTAATATAATTTGTGCTCTGACAGAATAGTATTTTGCAAAGGACAGGAATTAGACCCCTGCACCATTGAGTCAAGGTGTAGTATACATGTGTAAATAAACAGCTTTTCTCTAGCTAGAAGgtactctgtgtcagtgtgtggatgtatgcaagtgttgtgtgcatacaagtgcatGCTCAGTTCACATGTatttcataaatatatatatatatatatatatatatatataacacatatatgCCAATgtagtgggtgggtgtatgtgtgtgtgtgtttgtctacgtgttgagatcacacacacacacacacacacacacacacatatatatatatatatatatatatatagtctgtcTGCAAATATGTATAAtataatgtttatttatttatacagatGTAGGCATACGGATACATTAACTCATAAaaccacaattttttttaaagatctggAATGGTATAAAATAACTCATGtaaactaagtgtgtgtgtgtgtgtgtgtgtgtgtgtgtgtgattgtttcaatgcaactctgtgtgtgtgtgtgtgtgtgtatgtgtgtgtgtgtctgtgtttgtgagagagtgtgtgtgtgtgtgtgttttcaatgcaactctgtgtgtgtcagtgtgagacagagagaaaacttgtgtgtgtgtgtgtgtgtgtgtgtgtgtgtgtgtgtgtgtgtgtgtgtgtgtgcatgcatgtgtttgttttcagtgcatctgtgtgagtttgtatgatggtcgttttcattttcttcaaGCAATCTTCCATATTCCCCTTCCACAAATTGAATAGACAACAAGAGACctttgtgagggaggggggagtgtgtgtgtgtgtgtgtggggggggggggggggggggggggggaggtgagggccaGGGGGGGAGGAAACCTGACATCAGCTTTTCATCCACTGATAGATCCAGCACTCAGTCTGGTTTCCCAGCCAGACTGAGGAGACAGGGTGAGGCAAGCCTCACGTTCCCAACAGAGGCAGACgagcaccttaaccattctgccaccttccaatttgtatgatggtgtgtatgtgtgtgtgtggctgcgtgtgcttgtgcatgtgcattttCAATTTAACTATGTGTGACAGTGCacatttgcgtgtgtatgtgtgaggagagagagagagagagagggcaagagagagagacagagattgtgtgtatgtttcaatTAAACTCTGTGCGAGAGTGAGCACTAGCATGAATTAtatgaagaagaaacaagaagaaaggtGGTGGAAGTCATGCTTTGTGGAGTGCaccagagatgtgtgtgtgtgtgtgtgtgtgtgtgcgcgcgtgcgtgcgcgcgcatgtgtgcgcgcatgtgtgtgtgcatgtgtgtgcgtgtgagagactCCTATTCCtatttaacaacagcaacatagtGGATAAGTCAGccagacaaaaaaagaatatTAGAGGTTTCAGAAGCAAGAACGGAAGAATACAGAAACTCCTTCATTCAAAGAACTGAAACAACTTGAGCGAAGACCAGCTGTTGG
The window above is part of the Babylonia areolata isolate BAREFJ2019XMU chromosome 23, ASM4173473v1, whole genome shotgun sequence genome. Proteins encoded here:
- the LOC143297583 gene encoding transmembrane protein 161B-like — translated: MAVLGAQFVFTIAMFSFLQKLSPFYSFGRWLLSNRLVRYLHPSDEELKQLAGISKGGEKGKGRRQDYKKMMTNPKEESFQVPRNLPLQLDTAKVESLDLVPLQYYTEYQWLMDFSLSTVIVYILTEVYYVIGQHHIEFNASVLWCLLSIAFCFRVLMSQTSVYLRTEEGGEKVLLFTFGFFFLVLGMGILVVGDGVLEFGLEEGYRNFSDGAMEFLKKQGVESHGPVSFMTFRILLIGFCAITGALLTFPGLRLAKLHLDSLKYHKENFVLQVLLHINYMLPVVIILLWVKPIGRDFLCGGGAFWGNQYLFHNQFDALRLLVVVGTCVARILFMPLFMQSHLNMAHEKVERMKKESGRIGSLELQKMVARVFYYLCMVAIQYLAPVLLLLFLTFLLKTLGNYSWSVVLGDSVAELFSGYQKASNRTVPAPAGNGTAASILETAAHFAVTLGDLRAVFTPVWYRGLFSFLLWWVCAAWFTTTSLGVMYYSNNLDR